The stretch of DNA TTGATGAGTTGTTCGCGTGCAGAAGTCATGCTCACAGTTTATCGGCCACTACTTGGCCACTTTGCCTAGTGAGGAAGGGGCTCGAGTGGAACGATGTCTTCGTCATCATCCTCACTAGGTGTTCCAGCAATGTGTTCTTTTTTGCCTTTAGTTGGCCATTCGACGATCACCATAGCGGCAACCATGAAAGCTCCACCAATGATTGTTTTCAGCGCGAGAACTTCCTGACCCACAGCAACGGAGACCACCGCGGTGAACACCACTTCTAGGGTGAGAATGATGGCCACACGCGCAGGTTCCATTTGTGCTTGAGCCCAGGTCTGAACAAAGAAGCCGATGACGGTGGCAAAGATGGCCGTGAAGAGGACAGCCATCCAGACATCAACAGTGGGTGGTCCTTGGTAGCCATCTGGAAGTGCACCAATCCAACACACCACTGCCACAAACAACAGCTGAACAAAGGTGAGCGCGTAGGAATCAAGGCCTGAACTGAATTTACCCAGACCAACGATGTGTAGGGCGTAGAGAACTGCGCAGACAATGCCCCAGATCTGGCCAACCTCAATGGTTACACCAGTGATAGAAATCAGCCCTAAACCAATCAGTGCCAACACGGCACCAACGGCCACCTTGATTCCGACTTTGCGGCGGAAAATAATCCAACCCAAAACTGGAGTGAGAACCACATAGGTTCCGGTGAGGAAGCCTGTGATGGCAGCAGTGGTCATCTCTAAGGCAAGGGTTTGAGTGATGTAAGCAAGCCCTAAGACCACTCCGAGGCCAGCACCGACGGCAAGCATTTTGCCCTGGAGGGCCAGCACAACCTTGGGTTTGATAGCCAGCATGATTCCAGCGGCAATGGTGAATCTGATCGCCAGAAAGTCAAAGAACGGTTGCTGCTCGATAGCAGGTTTCATCACCACAAAGGCGATACCCCACATCGCTGCCACTGAGACCAGTGACCACACAGCAAGGCGGGAGGTTTTCATCCCTCCAGCCTAGCTAGGAGGCAGCCGGTCTAAGAATTTGAACGACGGCGACGAATCGGTGAATCATCATCACCATCGTCATCGATAACCAAGGTGTCAAAGACAGGCTCTGTTGATGAGGCAGTTGGTGCGGGTGTTCCTGCCTTTGCCTGCTTCTTTTCAGCACGCTTTGCCTTGCGCTTTTCACGACCACCCTCAACCAGGTTGTAGATGGTGGGAAGGACAATCAAGGTCAGCGCTGTTGAAGAAATCAAACCACCAATCACCACGATGGCCAGCGGCTGAGAGATGAAACCACCGGAGCCGGTGATACCCACAGCCATCGGAATCAAAGCAAAGATGGTGGCCAACGCCGTCATCAAGATGGGGCGCAAACGACGAGTCGCACCCTCGGTGAGAGCCTCGCGAACAGGCAGACCCTTAGCTCGGTACTGGTTGACCAAGTCGATCAGCACGATGGCATTTGTCACCACAATTCCGACCAGCATCAACAAACCGATGAAGGAAGGAACACCCAGTGGAACACCGGTGATGACCTGCAGACCAATGGCACCGGTTGCTGCGAAGGGAACTGAGATAAGCAGCAACAGTGGCTGAAGCAGTGATCCAAATGTGGCCACCATGATGATGTAAACCACGAGGATGGCGACCAGGAGTGCAATACCCAGCGAGCTAAACGCGGAAGCTTGGTCGGCGCTCACGCCACCAATCTTCGCTGAGGCACCAGCTGGAAGATTGAGATCAGTGAGAGCTCTGTTGACAGCTGCAGTTGCAGTGCCGAGGTCTTCACTGTTGGGTGTGATGGTGACGGTGGCGCTGCGTTGACCCTTCACCGTGGTCACAGTGGCAGGACCGTCCTTGACCTCTATGGTGGCCAAGGTGTCTAAAGGAACTGGTCCCTGAGCTGTAGGAATAATCAGTGCCGCAAGTTCTGCTTCCGTTGCAGGAGGATCTTCCGAGGCAATGTAGATGTCCAGAGTTGTTCCCTCAATCACCACTGTTCCAATGGTGGTGGGACGCATGGCCTGAGCAACATAGCCTGCGAGTGCAACCTCAGAGAAACCAGCCTCCGCTGCTTCAGTGCGATTCACCGTGACAGCAATGTAGGGGCGAGCTTCAGTGAGGTTACTGGTGACCTGCTTCGCTTCAGGCAAAGCAGCCATAGTCTTTTGAACTTCAGCAGCAGCCTTCTCTAGGTCAGCCTGGTTGGGGGCAGTGATGTTGATTTCAATATCGCTGCTAGCACCAAAACCGCCCGAAGAACCAATCGTGATGGTGTCCTTGTCAGCTACCTTCTCGACAGCGATACGAGCATCTTCTTGAATCTTCTGCTGGTCGCCGCCTTCAACGGTGGTAACCGAGTAAGTAATTGCAGTGTCACCACCGCCAACAAAGGCGTCACGTAGTGCGTTCCCTGAAGAACCGATAGAGACCTGGACAATTTCAACACCCGTGGTGTCGAGCAATGCACCTTCAACATCAGCAGCCATGGCATCCTGTGCTTCCAGGCTAGTTCCCGGCTTAATGGCTTCGGTCACCGTGAATGTGTTCTGTCCTGAAGATCCCAGGAAGTTGGTCTTCATCAAAGGCAGGATTGCACCGGTGCCAACAAGCACGAGCACGGCAAGAATAATCGTGACAACGCTGTGCTTGAGTGTCCAGTTGATAATCGGCAGGTAGCCCTTTTGCAGCCAGCCAGGCTTTTCTTCTCCGGCGAGCTCAGCTTCTTTAGCTTTCTGTGCACGCTTTCCAGTTTCAGAGGGTGCACGAAGGAACCAGTAGGCCAGCACGGGAACGATCGTCAATGAAACGAGCAGTGACGCAACCAGCGCGATGGTGACCGTCAGAGCGAAGGGGCGGAACAGTTCACCGGTGATATCTCCCACGAAAGCGAGAGGCAAGAATACGGCAACAGTAGTTGCAGTAGAGGCCGTGATAGCCCCAGCAACTTCACGTACGGCATCCACGATGGTTTCAGCGCGGTCCACACCTGGAACAAGTCGACGCTTAATGTTTTCAATGACCACGATGGAGTCATCAACAACTCGACCAATGGCAATCGTCAGCGCACCCAGGGTGAGGATGTTGAGTGTGTAGTTTGACGCCTGCAGACCAATGAAGGTGATGAGGACCGAGGTGGGGATCGAGATTGCCGTCACGATGGTCGATCGAATCGACAGCAGGAAGACCAGGATTACCAGAACAGCAAAGAGCAGACCCAGCAAACCTTCGGTAGTTAGAGACTCGATAGATTTTTCGATATAGGGAGCCTGGTCAAAGACAACAGTAAATGTCGCATTGTTTCCCAAGCTCGCCTGAAGTTCAGGAATAACGGCATTGACTGCGTGAGAGACATCTACCGTGTTCGCACCAGGAAGCTTGGTCACAGCAATGGTCAATGCGGGCTGTCCGTTGACGCGAGAAATTGTGGTGACGGGAGCATTGGTGAGTTCAACGGTGGAAACATCACCGATGGTGACCACACCTGGACCCTTGGCCCCCACCAGCGGAAGGTTAGCAATCTCTTCTGTTGAGGTAATGCGCTCACCAATTTGGACAGAAAGAGTCTGGTCGTTCTCTGTGATTTCGCCGGCTGGAATCAGAAGGCCATTGGCGTCCAGGGTGTCTTTGATTGCTGCTGTAGTTAGCCCTTGCGCTTGGAGAGCACCAAAATCTGGAGTGATGGTGACGCGCTTTTCAGGAGCACCCAATAGTGCTGCGTCACGAACCCCCTCAACGTCTTTAATTTCACCGAGCGTAGAGGCACGAAGAAGGTCGGCTAGCTCCAGAGTGCTGACATCACTCGAGACTGCAATCTGCATAACGGGAAAGTCGCTAAAGCTTCCAGTGATTACTTGGGGGTCAACATCGGTCGGAAGTTGAGATTTGATGCGGTTGATTGCCTGATTGATTTTCTGTTCAGAAATAATCAGATCTGTGCCGTAGGTAAAGGAGACAGAAATCAGGCTCAGGTTGGTACTTGAGGTCGCTGTGGTGTTTTCGATACCCGGAACACCCTGAATAGCTGTTTCAATCGGGTTCGAGACATCTTGGTTGACCACTTCCGGTGCAGCACCGGGGTAAACTGTCAGCACAGCCAGCTGTGGGAACTGAACGCTCGGCGCCAATTCTTGCTTGAGATTGGTCAGTGCAAGGCCACCAAAAATGGCAACAACGACCGTGACCAGCGCAATGAGTGCGCGGTTTTTCATACTGGCTTTAGCTAAAAGAAACACAAGACCCAGTCTGGCACTACTTTGTAACAAACAAATGTGAGTTCTCTGAGGGAAGAATCGGCGTAAAGTAGCCTTTCGTGAGTCCTGAAGAAACACCCACAGGTTCTATTCCAGAATCTAAGTCACCTAAACGCTGGATTATTGGCGATCCGCTCCCCACTGCGATGCTCGAGGGCGAGCTTCTCAAGAAACGCATTGCCCTTCCGATATTTGCCAGTGACCCACTTTCTTCGGTGGCATACGCCCCTCAAGAATTGTTGATGATTCTGCTTATCGGTGGTCTTGCCTTCCTCAGCTTTGCACCTTGGATTGCCGCCTGTGTCATCTTGCTCATGATTGTGGTGATTGCCAGCTACCGCCAACTCATCAAGGCTTACCCCTCTGGTGGTGGGGACTACGAGGTTGCTCACAAGAACCTGGGTGAAAAAGCCGGTGTTGTTGTAGCGTCTGCTCTGCTCGTTGACTACGTCATGACCGTAGCGGTGTCGGTTGCCTCTGGTGTAGACAACATCATTTCGGCAATTCCCGAATTGGCACCAGAACGTGTCCTGCTTGCATTTGTCTTTGTCATCATCCTTGCCGCCATCAACCTACGTGGTGTTCGCGAATCAGGTAAAGCTTTTGCTTTCCCGACCTACTTCTTCGTAGCCAGCGTCTTTTTCATGATTGTTGTGGGCCTTGTGCGAACAATCATGGGCGACCCCCCCGTGGCTGAATCTTCAGAGTATTTTGTGCAAGGCGAGAACGTAGCCCAAGCAGCCCTGGTCCTCTTGCTCTTGCGTTCATTTGCTAGTGGTTGCGCTGCGCTCACCGGTGTTGAGGCAATTTCTAATGGAGTTCCTGCGTTTCGCGTTCCCAAGATTAAGAACGCCCAGACCACCCTGGTGATTATGGGAGCCATTGCCATCACGCTGTTTGCAGGTCTCATTATCATGGCTTTCATCTCAGGTGTTCGTTATGCCGAAGATGCTTGCCACCTCATCGGCTTTGCCAATTGTGAGACTGTACCTCAACGATCCCTGATGGCACAGATTGCCGCCGCCACCTTCGGCAACAACACCTTCTTGTTTTATGCGATTCAGGCAGGAACCGCCCTAGTGCTATTGCTTGCGGCAAATACTGCCTTCAACGGATTCCCACTCTTGGGTTCCGTTTTGGCACGTGACGGATACGCGCCAAAGTCGTTGGAAACACGTGGTGACCGTCTGATCTACTCCAACGGAGTTATCTCCTTGGGCTTGGCTGCAATTGTGATTTTGGTTGTATTCCAAGCAAACCTCACACAACTCATTCAGCTCTACATCATCGGTGTTTTCGTGTCCTTCACGCTAGGCCAATCCGGCATGGTCGTGCACTGGACCAAACTTCTCAAGACAAAGCCTGAGAATCCTGGAAGCATTAAGCGCTCACGCCTTATCAACATCACAGGTGCAACCTTCACTGCCACAGTTCTCATCATCGTCACCGTGACAAAGTTCACCCACGGTGCCTGGATTGTCTTCTTGGCTATGCCTATTCTCTTCACACTCATGATTGGTGTGAACCGCTACTACCGCGACGTTGAAGCAGAGGTGGCTGTTGACGCTGTCACCACCTTCGGGGCGAAGGGTGACCACGCAATCGTGCTGGTTGGCAAGATGCAAAAGCCCATCCTCAAAGCCATCGACTACGCCATTGCTGCCCGTCACGACTCCATCGAAGCCGTTCACGTCTCAATCAACGAAGTGGCCACCGCTCGACTTGAGTTGGACTGGATACGCCAAAATATTCACCTGCCGCTGCGAATTATTAGCTCGCCCTATCGCGACCTCAGCTGGCCACTGATTCAGCACATCCGTGAACACCGCGCACAACACGGTTCAGAGATTGTGACTGTGTACCTACCCCAATACATCGTGGGCCACTGGTGGGAGCATGCACTGCACAACCACAAGGCACGTCGCCTGAAGATGAAACTTATGCTCGAGCACGGTGTTGCCATCGCCCTGGTGCCCTGGCTACTGGACTCCACAGATCTCATTTATGGTCGTCGTTCACGCCCAGTGCCCGGACAATCACGTCGTGGTGAACCCATACGTCCTCCTGCACGTAAGCCGATGACTCCGGCTAAGCGCGAAAAGACTGACACTGAGTGAAAGATCTGAAAAAAGATCTCTTACCCGTGATCATTGGTGGTGCACTGGGTACAGCATTGCGCATCCTGTTGGACATCATTCTCAGTCTCGTCTTTGCAACTTTCTCCCTCGGTAGCACGATGCTCATCAACGCTGTGGGCTCCTTCGTCTTAGGTTTCTTGGTTGCAGGTCTGTGGGCCAAACCGAAAACTCCACGCTGGTTCAAGGTGGGCATTGGCCCGGGCGTTCTGGGCGGTTTCACCACATTCTCAGGTGTCATGTTGCAGGCACTGCTGATACAGAATCCGATGATGACGGCAGCATTCCTCGCACTCTCTATTGCGACAAGCCTCTTTGCGGCAGTGCTCGGAATCTGGTTGGGAACTCCCCGCAAGAAAGGAGCCCGGCGATGAACGCACTGTCCTTTATTCTCGCCATCGTTGCCGGTGGCCTCGGAGCCGGGCTGCGCTATGGTGCAACCGTTGCGTTGCCTCCCAAGAAGGAAGGCTTCCCGCTGGCAATTTTTATTGTCAACGTGGTGGGCTCATTCCTCATCGGTGTCTTCACTGCACTGTTGATCAACACCGTACTCTCAACCGAGTTGGGCTTCATTCTGGTGGCTGGCTTCTGCGGAGGTTTCACCACCATGAGCACCTTTACGGTGGAGTCAGTGGAACGAATGCAAGCAGGAAAATGGTTCATCACGGGGCTGAACATCGTTGGGTCAACTGCTGCTGGTTTATTGGCTGTTGGAGCTGGCTATGTGATTGCCGGTGGCCCGCTCAGCTCATGAGTGCCGTGCTCATGTTAGACTCGGCCTAGATTTTTTCATTGGTGTCCGGTGATTTTTTCCCGGTGAGCAAGGTAAGGGTTCTCGCATGGGGCGTGGCCGTCAAAAAGCGAAGCACACTAAAGTTGCGCGTGAGCTGAAATACTTCAGCCCTGCTACTGACCTTTCTGCACTCGAGAAAGAGATTGGCCACGCTTCCGACAGTGACGAATACGTGGACAAGTGGGCAGACCTGTACCCAGACGACGAAGACGAGGAAAGTGAAGCTACGGCTTCTGCCTAATTCTTTTTCTGGGCCCGCATTCTGCGATATGCGCTCTGCAGTGCAACAAACAACAGCAACAAGCCAAACAGCTGAGTAGATAGTCGCTCCGGCAAGATAAACGCGAGCGCTACCCCACCAAATGATGCAGCCACAGCGGCAGCTCCTACAATCAAGCCCTCTTTGAGCACGACTAATCCTGCGCGCAGATTAGGTATTGTTCCGGCGATAGCAGTGGGAACCATGGCAAGCAAAGATGTTCCTTTAGCCAGCAGTGCGCTCAGGCCAAAGAACGACATAAATACCGGAACAGCAATAACTCCTCCGCCAATACCGAGCATTCCCGAGGCGACACCCATCAACAGTCCAAGACCAATCAAAGCGAAAGCATTGCCTACACTCATCGTGAACGTGCCGCCTGTCTGTTCAGCCACAAACAAGAGACGCCCGGCTTCGATGAGCATCATGGCGACGAAGGTCCAGTGGATCACAGCTATGGGTAGCACGCGCAAAAGTTTTGAACCGAGCGGTGCCCCGACGATTGCTCCCAGTGCCACCAAACCGGCGACTGCAAAATCTACCTGCTGGTTAATCCCATAGGTGAAGGCGCCCACGATGGAGGTAGGAACGATTGCCAGAAGAGATGTTGCAGAGGCACGGCGTTGATCAAGTTTTGCCCACAGCATGAGCAGGGGAACCATGATGATTCCACCGCCAACTCCGAAGAAGCCAGAAAGAAATCCACCCACTGCTCCAGTGATAAGGAGGGGCAGAATCATGGAGATGCTTAGTTGCTGTAGCTGCCGACGAGACGAACAGCACCACCGTTGACACCTTTGGCACCCTGTTCAAATCCAGTGAAGTCACGCTCGGAGGTGGACACCATTCCCACTACCCAGGCAGGAATACCCAGCTCGGAGAGTTTCTGAGTCACAGCGGATGCTGCGCCGGAGGAAACAACGGCAAACATTCCAATGCCTAAATTCCAGGTTCCCTCGGTGCTTTCCAGGCTTTCACCAGAAAGCGAGGTGAGGACACGGAACACATTTCCAGGTGACCAAGTGGAACGATCCACCTCAACCCAGGAGCCAACAGGAAGTACCCGTGCCAAGTTCGCAGCAATACCTCCGCCGGTGACGTGGCTCAGGGCGTGGATACTTCCAGCCAAGGCGGGGTCGCCGAGAACTTCGACGAGTGGTCCGGTGTACAAACGAGTGGGCTCGAGAAGAACCTCACCCACAACGCCGCCAAAGTCTACTGAGGTGCTGTCGTAGCTCAGCTTGTTTTCGGCCAGGATGTGCCGCACGAGAGAGTAGCCATTAGAGTGCAGGCCTGAGGATTCCATGGCGATCACAACATCGCCGTTGAGAACACGCTCAGCGCCCAAAGCATCAGCAGCTTCGACAACACCAACAGCGGCACCGGCAACGTCGTAGTCGTCAACGCCGAGAAGTCCTGGGTGCTCCGCTGTTTCTCCACCAACCAAAGCAGTGCCTGTTGCCAAGCAAGCATCTGCGATGCCCTTCACGATGGCAGCGATGCGCTCAGGGTAAACCTTGCCACAGGCAATGTAATCGGTCATGAACAGTGGGCGAGCACCGCAGACAATGATGTCGTCGACGACCATGCCGACCAAGTCTTGGCCTATGGTGTCGTGCTTATCCAGCGCCTGAGCGATGGCGACTTTGGTTCCTACGCCATCGGTGCTTGTTGCAAGCAACGGGCGATCAAAATTTTTCAGAAAAGAAAC from Aurantimicrobium sp. MWH-Uga1 encodes:
- a CDS encoding DMT family transporter; this translates as MKTSRLAVWSLVSVAAMWGIAFVVMKPAIEQQPFFDFLAIRFTIAAGIMLAIKPKVVLALQGKMLAVGAGLGVVLGLAYITQTLALEMTTAAITGFLTGTYVVLTPVLGWIIFRRKVGIKVAVGAVLALIGLGLISITGVTIEVGQIWGIVCAVLYALHIVGLGKFSSGLDSYALTFVQLLFVAVVCWIGALPDGYQGPPTVDVWMAVLFTAIFATVIGFFVQTWAQAQMEPARVAIILTLEVVFTAVVSVAVGQEVLALKTIIGGAFMVAAMVIVEWPTKGKKEHIAGTPSEDDDEDIVPLEPLPH
- a CDS encoding efflux RND transporter permease subunit, whose amino-acid sequence is MFLLAKASMKNRALIALVTVVVAIFGGLALTNLKQELAPSVQFPQLAVLTVYPGAAPEVVNQDVSNPIETAIQGVPGIENTTATSSTNLSLISVSFTYGTDLIISEQKINQAINRIKSQLPTDVDPQVITGSFSDFPVMQIAVSSDVSTLELADLLRASTLGEIKDVEGVRDAALLGAPEKRVTITPDFGALQAQGLTTAAIKDTLDANGLLIPAGEITENDQTLSVQIGERITSTEEIANLPLVGAKGPGVVTIGDVSTVELTNAPVTTISRVNGQPALTIAVTKLPGANTVDVSHAVNAVIPELQASLGNNATFTVVFDQAPYIEKSIESLTTEGLLGLLFAVLVILVFLLSIRSTIVTAISIPTSVLITFIGLQASNYTLNILTLGALTIAIGRVVDDSIVVIENIKRRLVPGVDRAETIVDAVREVAGAITASTATTVAVFLPLAFVGDITGELFRPFALTVTIALVASLLVSLTIVPVLAYWFLRAPSETGKRAQKAKEAELAGEEKPGWLQKGYLPIINWTLKHSVVTIILAVLVLVGTGAILPLMKTNFLGSSGQNTFTVTEAIKPGTSLEAQDAMAADVEGALLDTTGVEIVQVSIGSSGNALRDAFVGGGDTAITYSVTTVEGGDQQKIQEDARIAVEKVADKDTITIGSSGGFGASSDIEINITAPNQADLEKAAAEVQKTMAALPEAKQVTSNLTEARPYIAVTVNRTEAAEAGFSEVALAGYVAQAMRPTTIGTVVIEGTTLDIYIASEDPPATEAELAALIIPTAQGPVPLDTLATIEVKDGPATVTTVKGQRSATVTITPNSEDLGTATAAVNRALTDLNLPAGASAKIGGVSADQASAFSSLGIALLVAILVVYIIMVATFGSLLQPLLLLISVPFAATGAIGLQVITGVPLGVPSFIGLLMLVGIVVTNAIVLIDLVNQYRAKGLPVREALTEGATRRLRPILMTALATIFALIPMAVGITGSGGFISQPLAIVVIGGLISSTALTLIVLPTIYNLVEGGREKRKAKRAEKKQAKAGTPAPTASSTEPVFDTLVIDDDGDDDSPIRRRRSNS
- a CDS encoding APC family permease, which translates into the protein MLEGELLKKRIALPIFASDPLSSVAYAPQELLMILLIGGLAFLSFAPWIAACVILLMIVVIASYRQLIKAYPSGGGDYEVAHKNLGEKAGVVVASALLVDYVMTVAVSVASGVDNIISAIPELAPERVLLAFVFVIILAAINLRGVRESGKAFAFPTYFFVASVFFMIVVGLVRTIMGDPPVAESSEYFVQGENVAQAALVLLLLRSFASGCAALTGVEAISNGVPAFRVPKIKNAQTTLVIMGAIAITLFAGLIIMAFISGVRYAEDACHLIGFANCETVPQRSLMAQIAAATFGNNTFLFYAIQAGTALVLLLAANTAFNGFPLLGSVLARDGYAPKSLETRGDRLIYSNGVISLGLAAIVILVVFQANLTQLIQLYIIGVFVSFTLGQSGMVVHWTKLLKTKPENPGSIKRSRLINITGATFTATVLIIVTVTKFTHGAWIVFLAMPILFTLMIGVNRYYRDVEAEVAVDAVTTFGAKGDHAIVLVGKMQKPILKAIDYAIAARHDSIEAVHVSINEVATARLELDWIRQNIHLPLRIISSPYRDLSWPLIQHIREHRAQHGSEIVTVYLPQYIVGHWWEHALHNHKARRLKMKLMLEHGVAIALVPWLLDSTDLIYGRRSRPVPGQSRRGEPIRPPARKPMTPAKREKTDTE
- a CDS encoding CrcB family protein, with amino-acid sequence MKDLKKDLLPVIIGGALGTALRILLDIILSLVFATFSLGSTMLINAVGSFVLGFLVAGLWAKPKTPRWFKVGIGPGVLGGFTTFSGVMLQALLIQNPMMTAAFLALSIATSLFAAVLGIWLGTPRKKGARR
- a CDS encoding CrcB family protein; amino-acid sequence: MNALSFILAIVAGGLGAGLRYGATVALPPKKEGFPLAIFIVNVVGSFLIGVFTALLINTVLSTELGFILVAGFCGGFTTMSTFTVESVERMQAGKWFITGLNIVGSTAAGLLAVGAGYVIAGGPLSS
- a CDS encoding DUF3073 domain-containing protein, which produces MGRGRQKAKHTKVARELKYFSPATDLSALEKEIGHASDSDEYVDKWADLYPDDEDEESEATASA
- a CDS encoding sulfite exporter TauE/SafE family protein, whose product is MILPLLITGAVGGFLSGFFGVGGGIIMVPLLMLWAKLDQRRASATSLLAIVPTSIVGAFTYGINQQVDFAVAGLVALGAIVGAPLGSKLLRVLPIAVIHWTFVAMMLIEAGRLLFVAEQTGGTFTMSVGNAFALIGLGLLMGVASGMLGIGGGVIAVPVFMSFFGLSALLAKGTSLLAMVPTAIAGTIPNLRAGLVVLKEGLIVGAAAVAASFGGVALAFILPERLSTQLFGLLLLFVALQSAYRRMRAQKKN
- the purM gene encoding phosphoribosylformylglycinamidine cyclo-ligase produces the protein MSQNSSYARAGVDTAAGDLAVELMKASVKATHGAEILGGVGGFAGLFDVSFLKNFDRPLLATSTDGVGTKVAIAQALDKHDTIGQDLVGMVVDDIIVCGARPLFMTDYIACGKVYPERIAAIVKGIADACLATGTALVGGETAEHPGLLGVDDYDVAGAAVGVVEAADALGAERVLNGDVVIAMESSGLHSNGYSLVRHILAENKLSYDSTSVDFGGVVGEVLLEPTRLYTGPLVEVLGDPALAGSIHALSHVTGGGIAANLARVLPVGSWVEVDRSTWSPGNVFRVLTSLSGESLESTEGTWNLGIGMFAVVSSGAASAVTQKLSELGIPAWVVGMVSTSERDFTGFEQGAKGVNGGAVRLVGSYSN